The sequence below is a genomic window from Bacteroidales bacterium.
GCTCCTTCCGGCACTGTTTATAAATCTGGGAATGTCTCCATTAATTGCAGATGAAGCTACCAGAGGGGTGGTCGCTTTTGAAATGCAGTAAAGTGGTGAGCTGATCACCCCTACGACCCATGGAGAATACTATTTCAACAAGCCTCCCCTTTACAATTGGATATTACTGGGATTCTTTAATCTTTTTAATCAACATTCCGAATTAGTCCTGCGACTATCTGCGGTAATTTCATTACTGCTCTTTGGTGTGATCATTTATTTCACCACCCGAAAGGAACTGGGCACAAGGGTGGCTGTTCTGAGTTCCCTGCTATTTATCAGCTGCGGACGGATCCTTTTCTACGATTCCATGAGAGGACTGATAGACCTGAGCTTTTCCCTGGTAGTTTTTCTGAATTTTTACCTGATATACTATTTTCTGGCCAGGAGGAAGTATTTGCCGCTCTATATGGTGAGCTATTTTCTCGCATCCGTGGCATTCCTGATGAAGAGATTACCTGCTGTGATTTTTCAGGGCCTGACCCTGTGCACCGCCCTGGCCTGTTTTAAATCCTTCAAGAAATTATTCCATCCTGCGCACCTGGCCGGTCTTATGATCTTTGTCATTCTGGTGGGCGGATACTACTTCCTTTTATGGGAAAACAGCCAGGAACCTGAATTTTTCAGGCGCCTGGTGTCAGAATCAACTAAAAGGACCATTGTTAATCATGGTATATGGAGCACCATAAAGCACCTGTTTTTCTTTCCCTTTGACCAGGTCTACCATCTCCTTCCCTGGTCCCTGTTGTTTATATTTCTTTTCAGGAAATCATTTTACGGCCATCTCAGGGAGAATAAGTATGCGGGATATCTGGCGCTGGTCTTTCTGGTGAATATTCCGGTTTACTGGGCATCGGTGGGAACCCATCCAAGATACCTTTTTATGCTGTACCCCATCCTGCTTATTTTATTGGTCCATTACTACCTGATACTGAAAGACAGGGACCCCTTGGGCCTTCTGGTTGATGGTTTTTGTTTTTTTCGGACTGGCACTGGTATTCGGAACCTGGTATTTCTTAACGCACAGCATTTCCGGTTCGGGGAGGTCCCTGCTTATTTTTAGCATATTCCTCTTCGTCATCCTCACCGTGTATTTCTGGATGTGGAAGATACATACAATCAGAATGGAATTGCTGATTATTATTTTACTCTGCCTGAGGGTGTTTTTCAATCTCATTGTTTTGCCGGACAGGTTGGAAAGAACTCCTCAGTTTAAGGAAATACAGGCTGCTGAAAAGATTGTTCAAATCACAGGGAACAGTGAGCTCAAAATGCATCCTGTTACCCCTGCCAGCATAGAATTCATTTATTATTTGAGTACAGCCAGAAATGAGATCCTGAGAAAGGAACACGGAGAGTATAAAACTGGCACCTATTATATTTTTGATGCAAAGGATCCCCTCCGGGAAGGAGAGAAAAAGCTGATGGAATTTGAATCGAGAATTCAAAACCGAAAACTGCGACTTTCCCTGATCACCGGGGAGAACAATCCGCCCGGAAGCTAAATTTTCAGTTTGATCTTCAGCCTTCCCAGCAGGCCGGTCAGTTGAATGATCAGGATGGCAAAGAGGATCGATTTCAGAATGCCGGCACCTCCCGTGGTTATGGATTCCGGCAGCCGGATGTTCAGAATATTCCTGAAGGCATACACAAAGTAGGGAACCAGGTAGCAGGTGAGGGTCATGGACCCGGCCGGCTCAATAAGGGCTGCCCACCGGAACTTTCCGGCTTGATCGGTCAGCAGGTACAATCCCCCGAAGGAGAGTGCTGTGATGGCGGCGCAAATGCTGGTCCACGAGGGTGTGGCCAGAATCTTGGAAATGCCCCAGAGGGGGCGGCTGAGATATCCGAACAGCAAGAGCAGGAGTGAAAAACCCAGCAAAAATGGCACCAGAAACTGCATGCGCTCCTGTTCCTTCAGGCGGATCATTACCGAGGTGACCAGCACCCCTCCCATCACCAGGGCATGGTTGGAGGCGCTGACAACCAGTTTGATGCTGAATGGGAGCGGCGTTCGAAATTCATTAATATTCAGAATGATAAGAGCGATAAAAGCCAGGGCAATCCAGGCCGGCCGCCTGCCAAGAAACAGAAAGGTCAGAGCAGCCACCAGGTAGCCCCAGCCAATGAGCCCCAGGATGCCCCACCAGTGAAAGCGCATCCACTGTGTTCCTCCGTCGCCGGACTTCCTTTTGTTGGATTTTGACTTTTACGACGCAACAAGGTTTAACCGTGTTACAGGAATATTCCAATAGTGAAATTAAACCTTTTTGTACTATATTGATCATAGATACAGTTATACCTTATTAAATAAGAAAAAATGAAAAGAGCACTGAATTTTCGAATTCCCGGACTTGCACTCCTTGTCTCTCTGTTTGCTCTGAATATTTCGGCACAGGGTCCTGGCGGGCCGGGCCGTGGCTTCCAGATGACCGAGGAGGATATCAAAGAGCAGGTTCAGAATACCGCGCAGGCACTAAAGCTGAACGATGAACAGCATAAAAAGGTGCTGGCTGTGGAAATGGATTTCTATAACAAAAGGCAGATTGAGTTTCAGAAGATGAGTAATGCCGGCGGACCTCCCGGTGATCGTGAGGCGATGCGTGAGAAGATGATGAAGATGCGGGAAGAGCGCAATGCAGCCTATGAAGCGGTCCTCACCCCGGATCAGTTTAAGCAGTTTACGGATCTCCAGGAGCAGCGTATGCGTGAAATGCGTGAGCTGCGTCAGCAGAGCAATCCTGGGGGAGAAGGCTCTCAGGAAGAACGTCCTGAAAGGGGCCGCGGAAGGAGTTAATTTATTTTGCAGGATATTTACTTCCTGCATCTGAACAATTTTGTGTCGTGCAGGTTATTTGTAAGACACTTTTTTTGTTAATAAGAATCATTAATATGTCAGTTCGAACAGCAAAATCAGAATGGAAAGGAACCCTTAAGGATGGTAAGGGTTCGATGAATTTCAGTAATTACAGCGGCCCCTTCACCTTTAAATCGCGGTTTGAAGAGGGTAGCGGAACCAACCCTGAAGAACTCATTGGGGCAGCCCACTCAGGCTGTTTCTCCATGTTTCTCGCAGCTCTGATCAGCGGAGAGGATCTGACTCCGGAGAGCGTGAAGACCACGGCAAAGGTTCATTTGGGACGGGATGATAAAGGGCCTCTGATCACCCGTATTGAACTGGAAAGCCACGTGAAATGCCCGGGGCTGTCCCGGGAAAAGTTTGAAGAACTGGCCGCAGCGGCCAAAGAGGGCTGTCCCGTTTCGAGGTTGGTGGCAGCTGCTGAAATTAAGCTTTCAGCCACGCTGGAAGGCTAATTCAGCTTACAGCCATTTGGGCACCTTCGGGGCCTCATAGGCAATCATCAGCTCCAGCAGTTCTTCCGGCTTCCGGCTGCACAGGACCATGTTGCGGTTGATCTCGTGCAGAAATCCCTCCTGGACCATATGGTCCAGGGAATAGAGCAAATGATCGAAAAATCCCTCCACATTTAATAGCCCGACGGGCTTTGGATGTAATCCAAGTTGCCCCCAGGTTAACATCTCAAAGAGTTCTTCCATTGTGCCATATCCGCCCGGAAGGGCCATGAACCCGTCACTCATCTCATATATCAGGGCTTTACGCTGGTGCATGCTTTCCACGGCAATCAGTTCGGTCAGTTTATCATGGGCCACCTCCCTGGTTTTTAAGAAACGGGGAATGACACCGGTAACTTTCCCGCCTGCTTCCAGGGCAGCATCGGCCAGCATCCCCATTAAACCCACTTTCCCTCCACCAAAGATCAGTTCCATACCCTGCCGGGCGAGGAATCTTCCGGTAGCGGCTGCCTGCTCCCTGTAGACCTGATTATTTCCGCTGCTTGACCCGCAATAAACTGCGATCCTTTTCATGCGGTGAATTTAATAAAAAAGCCATCCAGTTTTCGGATTCGGGACAGCTTTTGGATCTTTGGGATCAATACTCAGATCACCGGTGAAGGGTGATTCTTCAATACGGCTGTAAATTGTTCAAATTCTTCGTTGGAGAGTTCATGGTCCCGAAGCTCACCTTTCAGGAACTTGTCGTAACCTACCAGGTCCATCAATCCATGACCGCTGAAATTAAACAGGATTACCTTCTCTTTCCTCTCTTCTTTTGCCTGCCTGGCCTGCCGGATGGCTGAAGCGATGGCATGAGTGGTTTCCGGAGCCGGAATGATTCCTTCGGTGCGGGCGAAGAGTATTCCTGCCTCGTAACACTCCAGCTGATGGATGGCCTCGGGTGTTGCCAGTCCCTCTTTAACCGCATGGCTCACCAGCGGTGACATGCCGTGGTAGCGAAGACCGCCTGCATGGATTGGGGGAGGAATAAATCCATGTCCCAGTGAATTCATGGCAAGCAGCGGGGTTAATTTAGCCAGGTCGCCATGGTCATAGGCAAAGGGAGCTTTGGTGAGGGTGGGGCAACTTGCGGGCTCCACAGGAATAATCTCCATGTTTGCACCATGGATTTTCTCCTGCATAAAGGGGAAGGCCAGACCGGCAAAATTACTGCCTCCTCCGGCACATCCGATCACTACATCGGGGAGCTTCTCCCCTATTTTTTCGAGTTGCTTTTTCGCTTCCAGACCAATGATGGTCTGATGAAGCATCACATGGTTGAGTACACTCCCCAGGGAGTAGCGGGTCTGACCGCTTTCATCGGTCACCGCAGCCTCAACCGCTTCACTGATAGCGATACCCAGGCTTCCGGGGGTGTCGGGATGTTCAGCCAGGACATCTCTCCCGGCTTTTGTTTCATTACTTGGACTGGCAATGCATGAACCGCCCCAGGCCTCCATCATCATCTTACGGAAAGGCTTCTGGTCAAAACTTACCCGCACCATAAATACTTTGCATTCCATTCCCAGCAGGGAGGTTGCGAAAGAAAGGGCACTCCCCCACTGTCCCGCTCCGGTTTCGGTGGTCAGTTTATTGATTCCGAACTCCTTATTATAATAGGCCTGGGCCACAGCGGTGTTTGGTTTGTGACTGCCTGCCGGGGAGACACTCTCATTCTTATAATAGATGCGGGCAGGAGTGCCCAGGGCCTCTTCCAGGGCAAAGGCCCTGACCAGGGGTGCCGGGCGCCAGATGCTTAGCATCTCCATCACCTTTTCTGGAATATCAATCCACCTTTGGGTACTGACCTCCTGCTCAATCAGGTTCATGGGAAAAACCGGTGCCAGCATTTCAGGCCCGATGGGATTTCCGTCAGGCCCCAATGGGGGATTAATGGTTCCCGGAAGGTCTGCTGCAATATTATACCACTGCCTGGGCATCTCTTTTTCACTAAGAAGGATCTTTTTGCTTTTGTTCATAACTGTGTTTTTAGAGGGTGAAATATTTATGCAATAAAAAGAGGGGCAGTTATCTCTAACATGCCCCGCGTATTTTGTTCTGTGATCTGTCTGTTTTACAGCCCAACCACTGCCCACGAAGCACTTGTCCGGTAGTTCCACCAAAGCCAACGCCAGCTAATATGATTGATCCCAGTTTTCATTTTCTTAAAAGTGAGCCTGAAAATTAAGCATTATTTTCAGAAATCCCATCACAACTAAGATTGATTTAATCAGATTTAATAGACAGGGTTCTTCCATGCTTCAGCAGGAGCATATCTGCTGGCAGAGGCCCACCGGATGCCTCGCTGCATAATCTCCAGGGCTTCCGGCACTTCGAAGTCCTTCATGACATGTCCCAGCGAAGAATAGAATATCCGTCCGGAGCCATGCATCTTCTTCCAGACCACCGGCATGGTACAGCCATCGATCCAGGGAGCATGATCGGCCCCGAAAGTGGTTGTGGCAAGCACCTTCATATTGGGGTCCACATGCAAATAATACTGTTCACTGTGCATATCAAAATCAGACAGTCCCCTGGTGACGGGATCCTCATGGTCCGTCACCTTTACCCGGTAATCGATCACCCCTCCCGGATGGGCCACCCATTGTCCTCCTGTCATAAACTGATATTCCACATTCTGCCTGAAGGAATCGCAGAGCCCTCCATGCCAGCCTGCCAGGCCGCAACCTGAAGAGACCGCCTTAATAAGTCCCTTTTCCTGACTCCCGGTGATGCTGGCCATAGTGAAAACCTGGATGACCAGATCGACCTCATTCATATAGGCTTCATCTTCATAAGGTTCCAGAGTATCAAAAGCATCCACTTTGGCACCCTCCTTCTCCATCCAGGGTCTGAAAAGTTCCAGGGATTGATCGGGTTCATGTCCTTTCCACCCGCCATACGTGTATAAAACTTTACGACCTTCCAGCGATGGAAGCTCCTGCTGGACAGGAAGGATTCTGGATTTCTGGTGCTCGCTGGCATGAAGCCCCAGGGAGGCTCCTGCTGCAATGACTCCCGTACTGGACAGGAAGCGGCGGCGATCTAGTTTCATTTGTTGAAAGTTTGAGTTGGCCATAAAAATAACCGGAATATACCAACAAACAAAAAAACCCCCCGCCCCAATGCGAAGGGTTCAGATTAATATGAGATGATATGTTTAACTATATAAGTTTGACATTCACTGCATTTAATCCTTTTCGTCCTTCGGAAAGTTCGAAAGTTACATTGTCATCTTCCTTGATCTTGTCAATCAGACCTGATACATGGACAAAATACTCTTCGTCGGATTCGACGTCCTTAATAAACCCATATCCCTTGGATTCGTTAAAGAATTTTACTTTACCTTCTTTCATTGTAAAAAATTGATAATTAATAACACTACAAAAGTAATATAAATTAAAACCAAAAGCACAAGGAGAATGAACATTTCTCCATTTACCTTGGGATCATATAGAAAAATACAGCGAAGAAGTGTGAAACAGTTCCTGCCAGTACCAGCAGATGCCATACAAGATGGTGATAAGGAAAACGTATGACCTTGTAAAAGAGAATTCCCAGAGTATAACATAAACCGCCTATGAGGATCCAAAGGCTCCCCATCAGGGGCAGTCGCTGGATCAACGGTACAACAGCAATCAGGATCAGCCAGCCCATTACCGCATAGGAAACCACATAAAAGGTGCTCACCCCGTCATTAAAATCACCGGGTCGCATAAGGATCATGACCGTCCCCAGGATGGCCAGTCCCCATTCAATCCCGAATATCACCCAGCCGATGGGCCCGTGTAAAGTGAGCAGAGCGATGGGCGTGTAGGTCCCGGCAATCAGCAGATAGATAGCGATCCGGTCAAAGTTGAAAAACAGGTCCTTGGCTTTACCCATGGGAAGGATATGGGTCAGTGTGGAGGAGAAATAAAGCACGATCATAGATACTCCAAAAATGGAGGTGCTTACCACATACCAGATGGTTCCATGGAGGATCGAGAAATCAACCATCAATATCAAAGCGGCCACTGACAGCAGGGATCCCAAAAAATGAGAGGCCGCGTTAGCCAGCTCTTCACCACGGGAAAACTTCTGATTTTTTTCCATGAAAACAGGTTTTCCCAAAAGTAAGCAAGCCTGCTTAAAGAGTTGTTTTCAGCGGTCCCCCCATGCCTGTTTTCATCCCAAAATAAGTATATTTGTCTATACTCTACCAGAGAAGCCCTTTCAGCCCATGAATCGAATACTGGTTTTGTTCTGCATTGTATCCTGGCCATTCGGGAATCTCCATGGCCAGGATTACAGAACCGATAATGAACAGGCCACTACGTATTATGAACTTTCTCTTTCACTGCAGAAGGATTTTCCGGATAGCGCACTTTATTTTGCCAACCGGGCAGAATTGATTCTCCAGAGAAACGATCCGGAATCTCTTCTTCCCTTTATTTATAAGAGTAAAGGACAGATTTATGAACTAAAACTCCTTACCGAGCGCAGCCTGCTATATTACAGGAAGGCCTATGATGAGTTTATCAGGCTGGAGGATTTCGACCAGATAGGGGATTGTGCCCTGAAGATGGGAAACCTCTATTATGATATGGCCAATTTCAGTGAGGCGTATTTCTTCTACATGCAGAGCCTGAATGCTTATGAAAGGGAGAATGACCGGATGGGCATCGCCCAGATGGAGAACAATCTGGGTAATGTATCTCATGATATGCAACGATGGGATGAGGCGGAAAAGCACTATTTGAAAGCTTATAGCATTTACCGTAAAATCGGGCTTTCTGCGGAAGAGTATGGATCCTTAAGCAATTTAGGGATGATATTCTACGAACGGGAGCTTTACGATTCGGCTCTGTTCTATTTTCAGAAAGTGATGAATGAGCTTGATCCCGATTCTCTTGCCTCCTCCGTGGAGTATTATATCCTGTCGGGAGTATACAATAATTCGGCCCTGACTTACGATGAGCTGAACGAGAAGGAGCTGGCAATGGACTATTTCAGAAAGGCCCTGAATCTGGCCATCCGGGCAAACGATCAGAATACTGCGGGAACTGTATATGTGAACCTTGGATCCTTATATGGGGAGATTGGAGACCAGGCCTCTGCACTCCTGTATCTGCACCAGGCACTCAGAATAGCCCAGCAGCGTAAATTTCGCTCCCTGGAGCTGGAGGTATACGAGGAGCTGGCCAGGCTCCATGCGAAACCGGGTTCCTATGCATCTGCCTATAACTGGCAGTTAAGGTACGATACGCTCTACAAAGCGCTTTTTAATGAAGACCAGTCGGAGAAGATCATGCGTCTCAGGAGCAGATATGAACAGGAGATCAGCGAAAAAGAGATCCAGCAGCTGCAATCAGAATCACAGGTGCAAAAGATGCTGAATAAGCTATTCATTATATTCATTGTGATCATAGTCGCCCTGGCGATTTTCATTGCCATCAACCTCCGGTCCAAAAAACGAACCAACCAGATGCTGGCAGAACGAAACCTGCAATTCTCAAATGCCATACAAAAAATCAGTGAATCTGAAAACGAACTGCAGAATCTGAACAGATCCAAGGACCGCATTTTCTCAGTGGTGGCACACGATCTCAGGAATCCGGTGGCTGCCGTTACAGGATTCTCCGAACTTCTTTATGACAATTTTGAAGAGTTTACCAAAGAAACTCAAAAAGAGTATCTCCTTCAGATTCTTCAGGGAACCCAAAGGATTCAGAACCTGCTTGAAAATCTGCTGATCTGGGCCAGATCACAAATGAAAGCCCTTAAATATGAACCGGAAACCATTCATGTGGAAGGGCTGCTCCAGGAGTGTGTCAGAGAGCTTCAGGCTAACCTGGACCATAAAAAAGTAGATTGTCTGGTTAATATGGACAAGGCTTGTGTGGTTTTTGCCGATAAGGCCATGATCCGTACCGTGTTCAGGAACCTGATCATCAACGCCATTAAATTCAGTTTTCCCGGTGGGAAAATCCGGCTTAAATCGGAAGCTGCTCCGGAGGAATGTAAAATCCTGATTTCGGATGAAGGCATAGGAATTCAGCCTGAAATACAGGAGAAACTCTTTACTTCCAGTGAGGTGGTCTCTACACCGGGTACAACCGGCGAATCCGGATCAGGCTTGGGTCTTTTGATATGTAAGGAATTTCTGGAAAGAAACAAGGGCACGATCCGCGTTGAAAGTGAACCGGGCAATGGTTCCACATTCATTGTCAGTCTCCCGGCCAGAAACACCGATGATCCTATTTTAGCTTCTCCCTGAAGACTTTTTCAAATTTCTCCAGTTTAGGCGTGATAACCAGCCGGCAATATCCCTGATTGGGATTGTTTTCATAGTATTCCTGATGGTATGCCTCGGCACTGTAGAAGGCCTCAAACGGCTCCACCATGGTTACGATCGGACCGGTCCATATCCTCTCTGAATCTAGCTGCCGGATGACTTGCCTGGCAAGCCTTTCTTGCTCTTCGTTGTGATAGAGAACGATGGATCTGTACTGTGTGCCCACATCAGCCCCCTGCCGGTTCAGGGTGGTTGGATCGTGAGTCTTGAAGAAAATCTCCAGAAGTTCCAGGTAGGAGACAGTTTCCGGGTCGAAGGTAATCTGCACCACCTCTGCATGACCGGTACTGCCACTTGTAACCATTTTATAATCGGGATTCAGTACATTTCCACCTGAATACCCGGATTCCACGTGTTGAACTCCTTGTACACGTTCAAATATCGCTTCGACACACCAGAAGCATCCGCCACCTAAAGTCGCAATTTCGTAGTTTTTTTTCATATCAGAGTTTCCGAAAAGGGATATAATAAATAATAGACTGAAGCATGCAGACAAATAGTATTTTCTCATCCTGAGCTTTTTAAATATACATGATATATTAACCACATAGCGGTGTTTTTGTTTAATGGTGGAATTCATCGCAATTTCGTCGTAACTTTAGCTCATGCAGGAGGCTTTATACTACAAGCAACTGGATAATCAGGAGGTACAATGCCAGCTCTGCCCGCACAGATGCAAGATTGAACCTGGTCAGTATGGTAAATGCCGCACCCGGGTGAACCAGGGCGGAATCCTTTTTACCGAGAGTTACGGAATCCTCTCTGCCATCTCCTCAGATCCCATAGAGAAAAAACCTCTCTACCATTTTCAACCGGGACGTCATATTTTGTCTATCGGGAGTTTTGGCTGTAACCTGAACTGTGATTTCTGTCAGAATTGCGAAATTAGTCAGATTGATCAAAAGATATTTTCCCGGCATTCTTTCCAAAAGCCCGAAGACATGGTGAAAAAGGCCTTATTGCATCCGAATAATATTGGTCTGGCCTATACCTACAATGAACCCACCGTCTTTTATGAGTATATGATCCGGTGCGCGACACTGATCAAAGAGAACAATTTGAGCAATGTAATGGTTAGCAATGCTTATATAAATCCCGCCCCCCTGGAGGACCTGCTCCCCCTGATGGATGGCTTTAATATAGATCTTAAATCCTTCAGGAACCTTTTCTATAAAGAGCGTTCTGGAGCCAGTCTTCACCCTGTGCTTGAATCCATCAGAAGCATTGCCAGAAGCGGTAAACATTTGGAACTCACTTTCCTGATAATACCGGACCATAATGATGACAGGGAAGAGTGGAGAGATATGATCAAATGGATATCAGATTATTGCGGAAGGGAGACCATATTGCATGTCAGCAGGTACTATCCCAATTATCAGATGCATACCCCCCCCACTCCTCTCTCCACTATTCAAGAGTTCCTGGAGCATGCCAGAGAAATGATTGATTATGTGTACCCGGGAAATACACCGCAACTTGACAACCACACTTATTGTCCCTCATGCGGAAATCTTTTAATTGAAAGATTTCTGTATAAGGCCACTGTTAAGGGTATAGGACCGGGGGGATTTTGTACAGGCTGTAAAAAAGAAATTATTGGAGTCTTTAATAACGAAGCCAGATGAGAAGCCGAAATGCAGCAGTCGAGGGGAGGTTTTATCCCTCTTCCAAAAGCCGAATTTTTGACCAGATCATGGAGATTGAACAATCGGGCAGGTATCCGGAGCCTGATCTGTCGCCCAAAGGTGTGTACGGTGCCGTGTTGCCCCATGCAGGCCATCTCTATTCAGGTTACCAGACCATTCCGTTTTTTCAACTCATCAGAAGACATCGTTTATTCCCCGATACTTTTGTGATCGTACATCCGAATCACTCGGGTCATGGCGCCCCGCTCGCCATCGATGACTCGGCCCTCTGGTCCAATGCCGTCGGAGAGGTGCCCCTGGACAGGGAGTTTGCCGCTGCCATGGACCTGCCCTTTGATCAAAGAGCCCATGCCCTGGAACATTCGGCAGAAGTGATCATTCCTTTTATCCAGTATTTTCTGAACGACCATCCCTTTTCCATTGTTCCGGTTTGTATGCTGGATCAGGCGCATACAAAAGCGGCTCTTGTTGCAAAAAGAATCAGGCGGGGAGTGGCACAAACCGGAAGGAAAATCATGGTTCTGGCATCCTGTGACTTTTCACATTTTCTGTCCCCTTCCGAAGGATGGGAAAAGGATCAGTATATTCTGGACCGCATCATGGAACGAAATGCTCCCGGTGTTGAACGCACAGTCGCAGAGCAGCATGTATCTGTATGTGGTTATG
It includes:
- the msrA gene encoding peptide-methionine (S)-S-oxide reductase MsrA — protein: MKKNYEIATLGGGCFWCVEAIFERVQGVQHVESGYSGGNVLNPDYKMVTSGSTGHAEVVQITFDPETVSYLELLEIFFKTHDPTTLNRQGADVGTQYRSIVLYHNEEQERLARQVIRQLDSERIWTGPIVTMVEPFEAFYSAEAYHQEYYENNPNQGYCRLVITPKLEKFEKVFREKLK
- a CDS encoding ThuA domain-containing protein, encoding MKLDRRRFLSSTGVIAAGASLGLHASEHQKSRILPVQQELPSLEGRKVLYTYGGWKGHEPDQSLELFRPWMEKEGAKVDAFDTLEPYEDEAYMNEVDLVIQVFTMASITGSQEKGLIKAVSSGCGLAGWHGGLCDSFRQNVEYQFMTGGQWVAHPGGVIDYRVKVTDHEDPVTRGLSDFDMHSEQYYLHVDPNMKVLATTTFGADHAPWIDGCTMPVVWKKMHGSGRIFYSSLGHVMKDFEVPEALEIMQRGIRWASASRYAPAEAWKNPVY
- a CDS encoding hemolysin III family protein, giving the protein MEKNQKFSRGEELANAASHFLGSLLSVAALILMVDFSILHGTIWYVVSTSIFGVSMIVLYFSSTLTHILPMGKAKDLFFNFDRIAIYLLIAGTYTPIALLTLHGPIGWVIFGIEWGLAILGTVMILMRPGDFNDGVSTFYVVSYAVMGWLILIAVVPLIQRLPLMGSLWILIGGLCYTLGILFYKVIRFPYHHLVWHLLVLAGTVSHFFAVFFYMIPR
- a CDS encoding OsmC family peroxiredoxin, with protein sequence MSVRTAKSEWKGTLKDGKGSMNFSNYSGPFTFKSRFEEGSGTNPEELIGAAHSGCFSMFLAALISGEDLTPESVKTTAKVHLGRDDKGPLITRIELESHVKCPGLSREKFEELAAAAKEGCPVSRLVAAAEIKLSATLEG
- the amrB gene encoding AmmeMemoRadiSam system protein B yields the protein MRSRNAAVEGRFYPSSKSRIFDQIMEIEQSGRYPEPDLSPKGVYGAVLPHAGHLYSGYQTIPFFQLIRRHRLFPDTFVIVHPNHSGHGAPLAIDDSALWSNAVGEVPLDREFAAAMDLPFDQRAHALEHSAEVIIPFIQYFLNDHPFSIVPVCMLDQAHTKAALVAKRIRRGVAQTGRKIMVLASCDFSHFLSPSEGWEKDQYILDRIMERNAPGVERTVAEQHVSVCGYGPIMALMEYAASESPGYKIEVLARGHSGEVSPSPEVVSYISLIVYA
- a CDS encoding glycosyltransferase family 39 protein, which encodes MTPTTHGEYYFNKPPLYNWILLGFFNLFNQHSELVLRLSAVISLLLFGVIIYFTTRKELGTRVAVLSSLLFISCGRILFYDSMRGLIDLSFSLVVFLNFYLIYYFLARRKYLPLYMVSYFLASVAFLMKRLPAVIFQGLTLCTALACFKSFKKLFHPAHLAGLMIFVILVGGYYFLLWENSQEPEFFRRLVSESTKRTIVNHGIWSTIKHLFFFPFDQVYHLLPWSLLFIFLFRKSFYGHLRENKYAGYLALVFLVNIPVYWASVGTHPRYLFMLYPILLILLVHYYLILKDRDPLGLLVDGFCFFRTGTGIRNLVFLNAQHFRFGEVPAYF
- a CDS encoding tetratricopeptide repeat-containing sensor histidine kinase, translated to MNRILVLFCIVSWPFGNLHGQDYRTDNEQATTYYELSLSLQKDFPDSALYFANRAELILQRNDPESLLPFIYKSKGQIYELKLLTERSLLYYRKAYDEFIRLEDFDQIGDCALKMGNLYYDMANFSEAYFFYMQSLNAYERENDRMGIAQMENNLGNVSHDMQRWDEAEKHYLKAYSIYRKIGLSAEEYGSLSNLGMIFYERELYDSALFYFQKVMNELDPDSLASSVEYYILSGVYNNSALTYDELNEKELAMDYFRKALNLAIRANDQNTAGTVYVNLGSLYGEIGDQASALLYLHQALRIAQQRKFRSLELEVYEELARLHAKPGSYASAYNWQLRYDTLYKALFNEDQSEKIMRLRSRYEQEISEKEIQQLQSESQVQKMLNKLFIIFIVIIVALAIFIAINLRSKKRTNQMLAERNLQFSNAIQKISESENELQNLNRSKDRIFSVVAHDLRNPVAAVTGFSELLYDNFEEFTKETQKEYLLQILQGTQRIQNLLENLLIWARSQMKALKYEPETIHVEGLLQECVRELQANLDHKKVDCLVNMDKACVVFADKAMIRTVFRNLIINAIKFSFPGGKIRLKSEAAPEECKILISDEGIGIQPEIQEKLFTSSEVVSTPGTTGESGSGLGLLICKEFLERNKGTIRVESEPGNGSTFIVSLPARNTDDPILASP
- a CDS encoding TrpB-like pyridoxal phosphate-dependent enzyme, whose protein sequence is MNKSKKILLSEKEMPRQWYNIAADLPGTINPPLGPDGNPIGPEMLAPVFPMNLIEQEVSTQRWIDIPEKVMEMLSIWRPAPLVRAFALEEALGTPARIYYKNESVSPAGSHKPNTAVAQAYYNKEFGINKLTTETGAGQWGSALSFATSLLGMECKVFMVRVSFDQKPFRKMMMEAWGGSCIASPSNETKAGRDVLAEHPDTPGSLGIAISEAVEAAVTDESGQTRYSLGSVLNHVMLHQTIIGLEAKKQLEKIGEKLPDVVIGCAGGGSNFAGLAFPFMQEKIHGANMEIIPVEPASCPTLTKAPFAYDHGDLAKLTPLLAMNSLGHGFIPPPIHAGGLRYHGMSPLVSHAVKEGLATPEAIHQLECYEAGILFARTEGIIPAPETTHAIASAIRQARQAKEERKEKVILFNFSGHGLMDLVGYDKFLKGELRDHELSNEEFEQFTAVLKNHPSPVI
- the amrS gene encoding AmmeMemoRadiSam system radical SAM enzyme, whose protein sequence is MQEALYYKQLDNQEVQCQLCPHRCKIEPGQYGKCRTRVNQGGILFTESYGILSAISSDPIEKKPLYHFQPGRHILSIGSFGCNLNCDFCQNCEISQIDQKIFSRHSFQKPEDMVKKALLHPNNIGLAYTYNEPTVFYEYMIRCATLIKENNLSNVMVSNAYINPAPLEDLLPLMDGFNIDLKSFRNLFYKERSGASLHPVLESIRSIARSGKHLELTFLIIPDHNDDREEWRDMIKWISDYCGRETILHVSRYYPNYQMHTPPTPLSTIQEFLEHAREMIDYVYPGNTPQLDNHTYCPSCGNLLIERFLYKATVKGIGPGGFCTGCKKEIIGVFNNEAR
- a CDS encoding cold shock domain-containing protein; protein product: MKEGKVKFFNESKGYGFIKDVESDEEYFVHVSGLIDKIKEDDNVTFELSEGRKGLNAVNVKLI
- a CDS encoding TIGR00730 family Rossman fold protein — protein: MKRIAVYCGSSSGNNQVYREQAAATGRFLARQGMELIFGGGKVGLMGMLADAALEAGGKVTGVIPRFLKTREVAHDKLTELIAVESMHQRKALIYEMSDGFMALPGGYGTMEELFEMLTWGQLGLHPKPVGLLNVEGFFDHLLYSLDHMVQEGFLHEINRNMVLCSRKPEELLELMIAYEAPKVPKWL